Proteins co-encoded in one Paracrocinitomix mangrovi genomic window:
- a CDS encoding cytochrome c oxidase subunit I codes for MAATAAHGHHHKESFITKYIFSQDHKMIGKQFLVTAIFMAVVAVILSVLFRIQLGWPGESSSTLSFFLGDKWAPDGVLDRGMYLGLVTIHGTIMVFFVLTGGLSGTFSNILIPLQVGARDMASGLLNMISYWLFFVSSVLMFYSLFLETGPAGGGWTIYPPLSIYEQATPSSGMGMTIWLTSMTIFIASSLLGSLNYIVTVLNLRTKGMKMTRLPLTIWAFFITAVIGVLSFPVLVSAVVLMLMDRTLGTSFYGNELIEGTEIMEVSGGSPILYEHLFWFLGHPEVYIVLLPALGLTSEIVSTNSRKPIFGYRAMIGSILAIAFLSFIVWGHHMFITGMNPFLGGVFVFTTLLIAIPSAVKVFNYLTTLWKGNIRYTPAMLFSVGLVSSFITGGITGIILADSALDIAVHDTYFVVAHFHVVMGLSAIFGMFAGVYHWFPKMYGRMMNSKLGMVHFWVTLVSAYGVFFPMHFVGIGGAPRRYYDYSVYESFDGNQYEMMMDLNVVISIFAIIGALGQIIFIFNFFYSCRRGQVATQNPWKSNSLEWTTPVEHVHGNWPGEIPEVYRWPYDYSKPGMEEDFCPQTVPLMDGEEEH; via the coding sequence ATGGCAGCTACAGCAGCGCACGGACACCACCACAAAGAGAGTTTTATTACAAAGTACATTTTCTCTCAAGATCACAAAATGATCGGAAAGCAGTTTTTGGTAACGGCTATATTTATGGCCGTAGTAGCGGTGATCCTTTCAGTATTATTTAGAATTCAACTTGGATGGCCAGGTGAAAGTAGTAGTACTTTATCTTTCTTCCTTGGAGATAAATGGGCTCCGGATGGAGTTTTAGATCGAGGAATGTATTTAGGTCTAGTTACCATTCACGGTACCATCATGGTATTCTTCGTATTAACTGGTGGTTTATCCGGAACATTCTCAAATATTTTGATTCCATTACAAGTAGGAGCACGTGATATGGCTTCGGGATTGTTGAATATGATCTCGTACTGGTTGTTCTTTGTGTCTTCTGTATTGATGTTTTATTCATTATTCCTTGAAACAGGACCTGCCGGTGGTGGATGGACAATTTATCCTCCGTTATCTATTTATGAGCAAGCTACTCCAAGTTCAGGAATGGGTATGACAATCTGGTTGACGTCAATGACAATATTCATTGCTTCATCTTTATTGGGTTCATTGAACTATATCGTTACTGTATTGAACTTAAGAACAAAAGGAATGAAAATGACAAGATTGCCTTTGACTATTTGGGCATTCTTTATCACAGCCGTAATTGGTGTTCTTTCTTTCCCTGTTCTTGTTTCAGCCGTAGTGTTGATGTTGATGGATAGAACGTTAGGAACATCTTTCTATGGTAATGAATTGATTGAAGGTACTGAAATCATGGAAGTATCTGGTGGTTCACCAATACTTTATGAGCATTTATTCTGGTTCTTAGGTCACCCTGAGGTATATATCGTATTATTACCTGCATTGGGTCTTACATCAGAAATTGTATCTACAAACTCAAGAAAGCCAATCTTTGGATACCGCGCAATGATCGGATCTATTTTAGCGATTGCTTTCTTATCGTTTATCGTATGGGGTCACCACATGTTTATTACTGGTATGAACCCGTTCTTAGGAGGTGTATTCGTATTTACAACTTTATTGATTGCGATTCCTTCTGCAGTAAAAGTATTTAACTACTTAACTACTTTGTGGAAAGGTAATATCAGATATACACCAGCAATGTTATTCTCTGTTGGATTGGTATCATCATTTATTACTGGTGGTATTACAGGTATTATTCTTGCTGACTCTGCCTTGGATATTGCAGTGCATGATACTTATTTCGTAGTTGCTCACTTCCACGTGGTAATGGGATTATCTGCAATCTTCGGAATGTTTGCGGGAGTGTATCATTGGTTCCCTAAAATGTATGGTAGAATGATGAATTCTAAGTTAGGTATGGTTCACTTCTGGGTGACTTTGGTATCTGCTTACGGAGTATTCTTCCCAATGCACTTTGTTGGAATTGGAGGAGCACCAAGAAGATATTATGACTATTCAGTTTATGAGTCATTTGATGGAAACCAATATGAAATGATGATGGATTTGAACGTAGTGATTTCAATCTTTGCGATAATCGGTGCATTAGGACAAATCATCTTCATCTTCAACTTCTTCTATAGCTGTAGAAGAGGACAGGTTGCAACTCAGAATCCTTGGAAAAGTAACTCTCTTGAATGGACAACTCCGGTTGAGCACGTTCATGGTAACTGGCCAGGTGAGATTCCTGAAGTTTACAGATGGCCTTATGATTATTCTAAACCAGGAATGGAAGAAGATTTCTGTCCTCAGACAGTTCCATTAATGGATGGAGAAGAAGAACACTAA
- a CDS encoding heavy metal translocating P-type ATPase has product MKHIYKIEGMSCQGCVSTVHDAIAQIEHITKVEVNLEKGEAIVEMDQHVDINNLQKALASTHYNIYLPEDAPKHDHQMKMSKPKSTGTGIYYCPMRCEGDKTYDKPGDCPVCGMDLIEQPKLKKATTEFTCPMHPEIVSDDPGSCPKCGMELIPLEANESEEEKTYKRLLNKLWISVAFTAPIFIIAMVDMFEGNPLRQIMSGYAWQWVQFALSIPVVFYACWMFFKRAYSSIVRRSLNMFTLIGIGASVAWIFSLFGLLLPDVFPAQFKGPDGNVHIYFEASTVILTLVLLGQVLEAKAHSKTNNAIKELLQLAPNQATIIVDGEEKIVGIDKVQIGDILKVKPGEKIPVDGKVISGNSSVDESMISGESLPVDKIEGDNVSAGTINGNSTFTMEAQKIGSDTLLSRIIEMVNDASRSRAPIQNFADKISSYFVPIVIAISVITFALWAIWGPDPKLVFGFVNAIAVLIIACPCALGLATPMSVMVGVGKGAQSGVLIKDAAALEKMNAIDTLIIDKTGTITEGKPSVEKVIHSDKIEYKELLSIIASVNQNSEHPLAIATVDFAKENDAKIESSTSFESISGKGVKAEINSNTIFIGNDKLMRDEMIVGSQEVQKEAKVFQEQGKTISYVAINGKMVGSIVISDKIKKTSKAAIQQLQADGIEVILMTGDNEETAKAVANEVGITDYFAGCLPEDKLNKVKELKSTGLQIAMAGDGVNDAPALALADVGIAMGTGTDVAIESASITLVKGDLKAILKARKLSDKVMKNIKQNLLFALGYNAIGIPVAAGALFIPFDLLLSPMIAALAMSFSSVSVIANALRLRSTSI; this is encoded by the coding sequence ATGAAACATATATATAAAATTGAAGGGATGAGTTGTCAAGGGTGTGTATCTACCGTTCATGATGCCATTGCTCAAATAGAACATATCACCAAAGTTGAAGTAAATCTTGAAAAAGGTGAAGCCATTGTAGAAATGGATCAACATGTTGACATAAATAATTTACAGAAAGCTCTAGCATCTACTCATTACAATATTTATTTACCTGAAGATGCGCCTAAACATGATCATCAAATGAAAATGTCCAAGCCAAAATCAACTGGAACAGGTATTTATTACTGTCCCATGCGTTGTGAGGGTGATAAAACTTATGACAAGCCAGGTGATTGTCCGGTTTGCGGAATGGATTTGATAGAGCAACCTAAATTAAAGAAAGCAACTACCGAATTCACCTGTCCAATGCACCCTGAAATTGTGAGTGATGATCCAGGGTCATGTCCCAAATGTGGGATGGAATTAATTCCACTGGAAGCAAATGAAAGTGAAGAAGAAAAGACCTATAAAAGACTGCTCAATAAATTATGGATTTCAGTTGCTTTTACCGCTCCAATATTTATCATAGCAATGGTAGATATGTTTGAAGGTAATCCTCTTCGTCAAATAATGTCAGGATATGCGTGGCAATGGGTTCAATTTGCACTTTCTATTCCGGTAGTATTTTATGCCTGTTGGATGTTTTTTAAGCGGGCTTACTCTTCAATAGTTAGAAGAAGTTTAAATATGTTTACCTTAATTGGAATTGGAGCAAGTGTAGCCTGGATATTTAGTTTGTTCGGCTTGCTTTTGCCGGATGTTTTTCCAGCTCAATTTAAAGGTCCCGACGGCAATGTTCATATATACTTTGAAGCGAGTACAGTTATTTTGACTCTTGTGCTACTGGGTCAAGTGTTAGAAGCAAAAGCTCATAGCAAGACAAATAATGCCATAAAAGAATTGTTGCAGTTGGCTCCAAATCAAGCCACAATTATTGTTGATGGCGAAGAAAAAATTGTTGGGATAGACAAAGTCCAAATTGGTGACATTTTAAAGGTAAAGCCGGGTGAAAAAATCCCAGTTGATGGAAAGGTCATATCAGGCAATTCATCTGTAGACGAATCAATGATTAGTGGTGAATCTTTACCTGTTGACAAAATTGAAGGAGATAATGTAAGTGCCGGTACAATTAATGGTAATTCAACTTTCACCATGGAGGCACAAAAAATTGGAAGTGATACTTTGTTATCCAGAATTATTGAAATGGTTAATGATGCTAGTAGAAGTCGTGCCCCAATCCAGAATTTTGCCGATAAAATATCATCTTATTTTGTGCCAATTGTAATTGCGATTTCTGTGATCACTTTTGCTTTATGGGCTATTTGGGGACCAGATCCTAAACTTGTCTTTGGATTTGTAAATGCCATAGCTGTTTTAATTATCGCATGTCCTTGTGCACTGGGTTTAGCTACACCAATGTCTGTGATGGTTGGTGTGGGAAAAGGAGCTCAATCAGGCGTTTTAATTAAAGATGCGGCAGCCCTTGAAAAAATGAATGCAATTGACACTCTAATAATAGATAAAACAGGGACTATTACTGAAGGTAAACCATCAGTTGAAAAGGTAATCCATTCAGACAAAATTGAATACAAAGAGTTGCTGTCAATCATAGCTTCAGTAAATCAAAATAGCGAGCACCCATTAGCAATTGCTACTGTAGATTTTGCCAAAGAAAACGACGCAAAAATTGAATCATCTACTTCTTTTGAATCAATAAGCGGAAAAGGTGTTAAGGCAGAAATTAATTCAAATACAATATTCATTGGAAATGACAAGCTAATGCGAGATGAAATGATAGTAGGTAGCCAAGAAGTTCAGAAAGAAGCGAAAGTATTTCAAGAACAAGGTAAAACTATCTCTTATGTTGCCATTAATGGAAAAATGGTTGGAAGCATTGTGATTTCAGATAAGATTAAAAAAACAAGCAAGGCTGCTATTCAACAGCTACAGGCAGATGGAATTGAAGTGATTTTAATGACAGGTGACAATGAAGAAACAGCAAAAGCAGTAGCAAATGAAGTTGGTATTACAGATTATTTTGCCGGTTGTTTACCTGAAGACAAATTAAATAAGGTAAAAGAACTTAAATCAACAGGATTACAAATTGCTATGGCAGGTGACGGGGTTAATGATGCCCCTGCTTTGGCATTAGCAGATGTTGGTATTGCCATGGGTACTGGAACAGATGTGGCGATAGAAAGTGCTTCTATAACTCTTGTAAAAGGTGATTTAAAAGCAATTTTAAAAGCGCGCAAGCTAAGTGATAAAGTAATGAAGAACATTAAACAGAATCTATTATTTGCTTTAGGATATAATGCTATTGGAATTCCAGTAGCTGCAGGAGCATTGTTTATTCCTTTTGATTTACTGTTATCACCAATGATTGCGGCATTAGCTATGAGTTTTAGTTCAGTTTCAGTAATTGCAAATGCACTTAGACTCAGATCAACTAGCATATAA
- the ruvB gene encoding Holliday junction branch migration DNA helicase RuvB — protein sequence MESFDYRDEENFSGEEEFDQVLRPKKFGDFAGQSKVLENLEVFVQAAKQREESLDHVLLHGPPGLGKTTLANIIANELGVGIKITSGPVLDKPGDLAGLLTNLEEGDVLFIDEIHRLTPVIEEYLYSAMEDFTIDIMIDSGPSARTVQITLNPFTLIGATTRSGLLTSPLRARFGINSRLEYYDTEVLSHIVERASGILGVSIDKDAAIEVARRSRGTPRIANALLRRVRDFAQIKGDGHINLDIADMALEALNVDQNGLDEMDNKILSVIIEKFNGGPVGLTTIATAVGENAGTIEEVYEPFLIKEGFIMRTPRGRKVTEKAFKHLGKDLGFFQGGLFNE from the coding sequence TTGGAATCATTTGATTATAGAGACGAAGAGAATTTTTCAGGAGAAGAAGAGTTTGATCAGGTATTAAGGCCCAAGAAATTTGGTGATTTTGCTGGTCAATCTAAAGTCCTGGAGAATCTTGAAGTTTTCGTTCAGGCTGCAAAGCAAAGAGAAGAATCATTAGATCATGTTTTATTACATGGTCCTCCCGGTTTAGGTAAAACAACGCTGGCAAATATTATTGCTAACGAATTAGGTGTGGGAATCAAAATTACTTCTGGCCCTGTACTAGATAAACCGGGTGATTTAGCAGGTTTGTTAACTAACCTTGAAGAGGGTGATGTACTTTTTATAGATGAAATTCATAGGTTAACTCCCGTAATTGAAGAGTATCTTTATTCAGCTATGGAGGACTTTACAATTGATATCATGATAGATTCAGGACCTTCTGCCAGAACAGTACAAATTACTTTAAATCCATTCACCTTAATTGGTGCAACAACACGTTCGGGCTTACTAACTTCTCCCTTAAGAGCAAGATTTGGAATTAATAGTAGGTTAGAATATTACGATACAGAAGTATTGTCACATATTGTTGAAAGAGCTTCAGGAATATTAGGCGTAAGTATTGATAAGGATGCTGCTATTGAAGTAGCAAGAAGAAGCAGGGGAACACCTAGAATTGCTAATGCATTATTGCGTAGAGTTCGTGATTTTGCACAAATTAAAGGTGATGGTCATATCAATTTGGATATCGCTGACATGGCTTTAGAAGCATTAAATGTTGATCAAAATGGCCTTGATGAAATGGACAACAAAATCCTATCTGTCATTATTGAGAAATTTAACGGAGGTCCCGTTGGATTAACAACTATAGCAACGGCTGTTGGTGAGAATGCAGGTACTATTGAAGAAGTTTATGAACCTTTTTTAATTAAAGAAGGATTTATAATGCGTACGCCCAGGGGTAGAAAGGTCACAGAAAAAGCTTTCAAACATTTAGGAAAAGACCTGGGATTCTTCCAGGGAGGATTATTCAATGAATAA
- the queG gene encoding tRNA epoxyqueuosine(34) reductase QueG, which translates to MNKSAISKWIKQEAIEMGFLSCGIAKADFLEKEAVHLENWLNQNYQGKMSYMENHFDKRVDPRKLVDGAKSVISVLLNYYPEQDLFKEAPLKIAKYAYGDDYHNVIRKKLNQLIDLIKERVGEVNARCFTDSAPVLDKAWAERAGLGWIGKNANLISTQKGSFFFIGEIIIDLDLEYDEPATDHCGTCTACIDACPTGAIIKPQLVDGSKCISYLTIELKDELIPKEFEGKMDNWVFGCDICQDVCPWNRFSKPHKFDEFNPHPELSNTDLDKLNKETFNLLFKHSAIKRTKYEGLVRNVRFVKNEQ; encoded by the coding sequence ATGAATAAATCAGCCATTAGCAAATGGATTAAGCAAGAAGCGATTGAAATGGGTTTCTTGTCTTGTGGAATTGCCAAAGCAGATTTTTTGGAAAAAGAAGCCGTTCACCTGGAGAACTGGTTGAATCAGAATTATCAAGGCAAGATGTCTTATATGGAGAATCACTTTGATAAAAGAGTAGATCCCCGAAAATTGGTAGACGGAGCTAAAAGTGTGATATCTGTATTGCTGAATTATTATCCCGAGCAAGATTTATTTAAGGAAGCACCATTAAAGATTGCTAAATACGCATATGGAGATGATTATCATAATGTAATCAGGAAAAAACTGAACCAACTAATTGACTTAATAAAAGAAAGGGTAGGTGAAGTTAATGCCCGTTGTTTTACCGATTCTGCACCTGTTTTAGACAAGGCATGGGCGGAAAGGGCTGGCTTAGGTTGGATAGGTAAAAATGCAAATCTTATATCAACGCAAAAAGGTTCTTTTTTCTTTATTGGTGAGATTATTATTGATTTGGATTTGGAATATGATGAACCAGCAACAGATCATTGTGGTACTTGCACAGCTTGCATAGATGCATGTCCAACCGGAGCTATTATAAAACCTCAATTAGTGGATGGCTCAAAATGTATATCCTACTTAACTATCGAATTAAAAGATGAACTAATTCCTAAGGAGTTCGAAGGGAAAATGGATAATTGGGTTTTTGGTTGTGATATCTGTCAAGATGTATGTCCATGGAATAGATTTAGTAAACCCCATAAGTTTGATGAATTTAATCCACATCCTGAATTATCCAATACTGATCTTGATAAGCTGAATAAAGAAACATTCAACCTTTTATTTAAGCATTCTGCAATTAAAAGAACTAAGTATGAGGGCTTGGTCAGAAATGTGCGTTTCGTTAAAAATGAACAATAA
- a CDS encoding Omp28-related outer membrane protein, with protein MKRALYIGILSVVTMTVSLMSCDKIDKPIKPAILLDTTIFEGNWEDYPDPVWTQNTNSNRNFVLEDYTGHRCPNCPDAATEAEAIESANPDRVFVASVHAGPGGLTAFQELADSCGIGDYHKFCTEFFNSTSIAYGQEFSSGFGFFANPQGTVSRITPSGESMFSLYNAWSARVSNAIAENNLQVNIQAQSNYYSSTNGFYLHTEIEPLADLPNDCNTVVYLLENEVIDYQDDNGYKDSAYHHHNILRGTIDDLPWGQTVPTITAGSKSYFDYSYKLPTGKDNSDYHLLIYVYDITTYEILQVIKHEL; from the coding sequence ATGAAGAGAGCATTATACATTGGAATTTTATCAGTAGTAACAATGACTGTTTCACTGATGTCATGTGATAAAATTGATAAACCTATTAAACCGGCAATTTTATTAGACACAACCATATTTGAAGGTAACTGGGAAGATTATCCGGACCCTGTTTGGACCCAAAATACAAATTCAAATAGAAACTTTGTTTTAGAAGATTATACAGGTCACCGTTGCCCAAATTGTCCGGATGCTGCTACTGAAGCGGAGGCTATTGAGTCAGCAAATCCAGACAGAGTGTTTGTAGCTTCTGTTCATGCCGGTCCTGGCGGATTAACTGCTTTTCAAGAATTAGCAGACAGCTGCGGAATAGGTGACTACCATAAATTTTGTACTGAATTCTTTAACAGCACAAGTATTGCTTACGGTCAGGAATTTTCTTCGGGATTCGGATTTTTTGCTAATCCTCAGGGAACAGTAAGTAGAATTACCCCTTCTGGTGAATCTATGTTTTCATTATACAATGCTTGGTCTGCAAGAGTGTCAAATGCCATAGCTGAGAATAATTTACAAGTTAATATTCAGGCTCAAAGTAATTACTACAGTTCAACCAATGGATTTTACTTACACACAGAAATAGAACCTTTGGCGGACCTTCCTAATGATTGCAATACGGTTGTGTATTTATTAGAAAATGAGGTAATTGATTATCAAGATGACAATGGCTATAAAGACAGTGCATATCACCACCACAACATTTTAAGAGGAACTATTGATGATTTACCTTGGGGACAAACTGTTCCAACTATTACAGCCGGAAGCAAATCATACTTTGATTATTCATACAAACTACCTACAGGTAAAGACAATTCAGATTATCATTTGTTGATTTATGTTTATGACATCACAACGTATGAAATCTTGCAAGTGATTAAGCACGAACTATAA
- a CDS encoding DUF6029 family protein, giving the protein MKKLILPLMLLLTTASYAQLLGPNISGNVESTFQYLNEDTLIGAQQPSEKTVLNSYALVNYTYKGFKAGARFESYLPHVLGYPDRFSGTGLGYRYVGYKHDLVEFTAGNFYEQFGSGMIFRSYEQRQLGIDNAMDGLQLKLTPMPGLTIKGIYGKMRFDFNSRLQNSDGLVRGFDGEIDFSQFLGLLDSSKFKLRIGGSFISKYQSVSNAAYIMPKNVGAYGGRIYMKYDKFYLEAEHIIKENDPSQDNGYIFNKGHGTLINMGYSQKGLGIVLSAKSIDNMSFRVNPDLALTDLQINFLPALTKSHTYNLAATLYPYATQPVGEVAFQADVFYKIPKNTKIGGKYGTQINVNFATAYRPVRHTSSINPEDSTGITYKTGLFDKSDSLFYRDFNIEIKRKLNKNWKIGVKYFHFDFNNDANLVTKGASGIISSNIAVIDAQYKISRKHTIRWELQGLWTGKNNRDKGDWVTGLVEYTISPSFFFAVMDQWNYGNPNSSQRLHYLIGSAGYIMGSSRIMVVYGRQREGIFCIGGVCRPVPATNGLTITFTSTF; this is encoded by the coding sequence ATGAAGAAATTAATTCTTCCTTTAATGCTGTTGCTAACAACAGCTAGTTACGCTCAATTATTGGGTCCAAATATTTCTGGAAATGTAGAGTCTACTTTTCAATATCTAAATGAAGATACTTTGATAGGTGCTCAACAACCTTCTGAAAAAACGGTACTTAACAGTTACGCTTTAGTCAATTATACATACAAAGGATTTAAAGCAGGAGCCAGATTCGAATCTTATTTACCCCATGTCCTTGGTTATCCTGATAGGTTCTCAGGAACCGGTTTAGGATATAGATATGTTGGTTACAAACATGATCTGGTAGAGTTTACTGCCGGAAATTTCTATGAACAATTTGGATCAGGGATGATCTTTAGATCTTATGAGCAGCGTCAATTAGGAATTGACAATGCAATGGATGGTTTGCAATTGAAGTTGACGCCAATGCCGGGTTTAACTATTAAAGGAATTTATGGTAAAATGAGGTTTGACTTTAATAGTCGTCTTCAAAATTCAGATGGGTTAGTTAGAGGTTTTGACGGTGAAATAGATTTTTCTCAATTCCTAGGATTGTTAGACTCATCCAAATTTAAATTGCGAATAGGAGGAAGTTTCATCAGTAAATATCAATCCGTATCAAATGCGGCATATATAATGCCTAAAAATGTGGGAGCTTATGGAGGAAGAATCTATATGAAATATGATAAGTTTTATTTAGAAGCTGAGCACATAATCAAAGAAAATGATCCTTCACAAGACAACGGATATATATTCAATAAAGGGCATGGAACCTTAATTAATATGGGGTATTCTCAAAAAGGTTTAGGTATTGTATTATCAGCCAAATCAATAGACAATATGAGTTTTAGAGTAAATCCTGATTTAGCACTAACGGATTTGCAAATCAACTTTTTACCTGCTCTAACTAAATCACACACCTATAATTTAGCTGCAACGCTATACCCTTATGCAACACAACCTGTAGGTGAAGTAGCATTTCAAGCAGATGTTTTTTATAAAATACCTAAGAATACTAAAATTGGTGGTAAATACGGAACCCAAATCAATGTAAACTTTGCAACTGCTTACAGACCGGTTAGACATACTTCATCAATCAACCCTGAAGATTCAACGGGAATAACTTATAAAACAGGATTATTTGATAAAAGTGATAGCTTGTTTTACAGAGATTTTAATATTGAAATAAAAAGAAAACTCAATAAAAACTGGAAAATAGGCGTTAAATACTTCCACTTTGATTTTAACAATGATGCAAATCTGGTAACAAAAGGAGCATCCGGAATTATCAGCTCAAATATTGCTGTGATTGATGCACAATATAAAATAAGTAGAAAACATACTATTCGTTGGGAACTACAAGGACTATGGACTGGAAAAAACAATAGAGACAAAGGAGATTGGGTTACCGGATTAGTTGAATATACCATTTCTCCTAGCTTTTTCTTTGCTGTAATGGACCAGTGGAATTATGGAAACCCCAATAGCTCGCAAAGACTGCATTATTTAATAGGGTCTGCCGGGTACATTATGGGATCAAGTAGGATTATGGTAGTTTACGGTAGACAAAGAGAAGGAATATTTTGTATAGGAGGTGTATGTAGACCAGTACCTGCCACTAATGGATTAACAATCACCTTCACTTCAACTTTTTAA
- a CDS encoding TlpA family protein disulfide reductase — protein sequence MKKLFLILPVVALLTMAFIPDGGNGKDGKKVPAVTLKDMQGNTINTADVKNDGKPIVINFWATWCKPCKQELNAIADLYEDWQDETGVKLIAVSVDDQKTTNSVEPYVNSTGWEYDIWMDVNGDLKRAMGVNIPPQTFLVNGEGNIVWSHSGYVPGDEEELYDQILAISK from the coding sequence ATGAAAAAATTATTCTTGATCTTACCAGTTGTTGCGCTATTAACAATGGCATTTATTCCTGATGGAGGAAATGGTAAAGATGGAAAAAAAGTTCCGGCTGTTACCTTGAAAGACATGCAGGGAAATACTATTAATACGGCAGATGTTAAAAATGATGGGAAGCCAATTGTAATTAATTTCTGGGCAACCTGGTGTAAGCCTTGCAAACAAGAATTGAATGCAATAGCTGATTTATATGAAGATTGGCAGGACGAAACAGGAGTAAAACTTATCGCTGTATCTGTAGATGATCAAAAAACAACGAATTCAGTTGAACCTTACGTAAATTCTACCGGATGGGAATATGATATTTGGATGGACGTTAACGGTGACTTAAAAAGAGCCATGGGAGTTAACATTCCACCGCAAACATTCTTAGTGAATGGAGAAGGTAATATTGTATGGTCTCACTCAGGATACGTTCCTGGAGATGAAGAAGAGCTTTACGATCAGATATTAGCCATCTCAAAATAG